A single genomic interval of Nitrospirota bacterium harbors:
- a CDS encoding arsenate reductase ArsC produces the protein MIRVMFLCTGNSCRSQMAEGFARVLGKGLIDAHSAGLTPTDVNSRATTVMRELGIDISEQESKEIDPDFLLSMNKIITLCGNAEASCPMTPPDITRIHWPVDDPACAVGTEEEVMAEFRRARDEIRLKIEELVAGQIS, from the coding sequence ATGATAAGAGTGATGTTTCTTTGCACCGGCAACTCCTGCCGGTCACAGATGGCAGAGGGGTTTGCACGGGTCCTCGGCAAAGGACTCATTGATGCCCACAGCGCCGGGCTGACGCCGACTGACGTAAATAGTCGCGCCACTACCGTGATGCGGGAACTCGGCATTGACATCTCCGAGCAGGAATCAAAGGAGATCGATCCTGACTTCCTTCTCTCCATGAACAAGATCATTACCCTCTGCGGCAATGCCGAAGCGTCCTGCCCCATGACCCCGCCTGATATCACACGTATCCACTGGCCGGTCGATGACCCTGCCTGTGCTGTCGGCACGGAAGAAGAGGTCATGGCTGAGTTTCGCAGGGCGCGTGATGAAATCAGACTGAAGATTGAAGAGCTCGTTGCCGGACAGATAAGCTGA
- a CDS encoding response regulator, which yields MDRQPTEEALNTETNAQVSTIMLVEDESVTAMDIKSSLVQLGYEVIAVVASGEDAIRRAVELHPDLILMDITLAGDMNGIQAAEEIRKSLAIPIVFLTAHADAETLGQAKKAEPFGYLPKPSTIDTLMSTIEVALHKSRADKRLRETEERYHTVADFTYDWEYWITEQNRIIYMSSSCKRITGYSSSEFIADPDLLSRIVFPDDTASYEEHRNHRTALQEYQGPEELEFRIIDRNGDIRWIHHVCQPIHGADGVFRGIRASNRDITTRKITEANLVRVANEQRIILDNLGVGVLFLKNRKIIWTNKSLADMFGFTIDEAVGNDTEIFYPDKKSYIETGEKGYAALSRGEVFTGEVQMSKKDGSLVWCNLVGQAVNPANLEDGAIWLLEDITERKNMETEIIKVRNLESLGNLAGGIAHDFNNLLQGLLGNIDMAKIYTPATSKAFPFLKNAELAYHAAINLTNQLIGFSGGVTAVRQTIRPRELIRDTVDYIMSGSDIKTVFDLPTDLLPIYVDASQLRQVIGNISLNAKDAMPSGGVLLVSASNETVKPQEISGLAPGSHIKISIRDQGCGIAPELLPKIFDPYFSTKERGAQKGMGLGLTVSDAIIRKHSGVIRVDSEIGKGSVFHIYLPAAVTDAETILMLKDAAKIGPRILIMDDESSVNQITVDYLEFIGYRVKAVINGDEAINAYAAAGKAGDPYAAIILDLSIPGGMGGQEAFVQIRDLDPKVKAIVSSGYANDPVMGEYALYGYSGALVKPYRLEALKEMLEKILG from the coding sequence ATGGATAGGCAGCCGACAGAAGAGGCTTTGAATACCGAAACCAATGCACAAGTCAGTACAATAATGTTAGTTGAGGACGAATCCGTGACCGCGATGGATATCAAATCCAGCCTGGTCCAGCTGGGGTATGAGGTCATAGCGGTCGTAGCCAGCGGAGAAGATGCAATACGTCGGGCAGTTGAGCTGCATCCGGACCTGATCCTGATGGACATTACCCTTGCAGGTGACATGAACGGCATCCAGGCTGCCGAAGAGATCCGGAAGTCACTCGCCATTCCCATCGTTTTTTTAACAGCGCACGCCGATGCTGAAACGCTTGGACAGGCAAAAAAAGCTGAACCTTTCGGCTATCTCCCCAAGCCATCTACGATAGATACTCTGATGTCCACGATCGAGGTCGCCCTCCATAAAAGCAGGGCCGATAAACGTTTGAGAGAGACTGAGGAGCGATACCATACGGTAGCTGACTTCACCTATGATTGGGAATACTGGATCACGGAGCAGAACCGGATCATTTATATGTCCTCTTCCTGCAAGCGTATCACCGGCTATAGTTCCTCCGAGTTCATCGCCGACCCGGATTTACTGAGTCGAATCGTTTTTCCGGACGATACTGCCTCGTATGAAGAGCACCGAAACCATCGCACCGCTCTGCAAGAATATCAGGGACCGGAAGAACTCGAATTTCGGATTATCGACCGAAACGGCGATATTCGCTGGATACATCATGTGTGTCAGCCGATTCATGGCGCCGATGGCGTCTTTCGCGGCATTCGCGCCAGTAATCGTGATATTACCACCCGTAAGATCACTGAGGCCAACCTCGTGAGGGTAGCAAATGAGCAGCGGATCATCCTCGACAACCTGGGGGTAGGAGTCCTGTTTCTCAAAAACAGGAAGATCATCTGGACGAATAAGAGTCTGGCTGATATGTTTGGCTTTACGATTGACGAGGCAGTCGGCAACGATACGGAGATCTTCTACCCTGACAAAAAAAGTTATATCGAAACAGGGGAAAAGGGATATGCGGCTCTTTCCCGGGGTGAAGTCTTCACCGGCGAGGTGCAGATGAGCAAGAAAGACGGCTCCCTTGTCTGGTGCAATCTTGTCGGCCAGGCAGTAAATCCGGCAAACCTGGAAGACGGTGCGATATGGCTTCTCGAAGACATTACGGAGCGCAAGAATATGGAAACTGAGATCATAAAGGTGAGGAACCTCGAATCGCTCGGTAATCTTGCTGGCGGCATAGCCCATGATTTTAATAACCTGCTTCAGGGGCTGCTGGGCAATATAGACATGGCGAAGATCTACACCCCGGCGACGAGCAAAGCCTTCCCGTTTCTCAAAAATGCCGAGCTGGCATATCACGCTGCCATCAATCTGACCAATCAGCTCATTGGTTTTTCAGGCGGGGTCACGGCGGTCAGACAGACGATCCGGCCGCGTGAGCTTATCAGGGATACAGTTGATTACATCATGAGCGGTTCAGATATCAAGACGGTCTTCGATCTGCCGACCGACCTCCTTCCCATTTATGTCGATGCTTCTCAGCTTCGCCAGGTGATAGGGAATATTTCGCTCAACGCCAAAGATGCAATGCCCTCAGGAGGCGTCCTTCTGGTCAGCGCCTCAAATGAGACGGTCAAGCCCCAGGAAATTTCAGGCTTGGCGCCGGGAAGTCATATCAAAATCTCGATCAGAGACCAGGGCTGCGGCATCGCTCCTGAACTCCTGCCGAAAATATTCGACCCCTATTTTTCGACCAAAGAACGCGGGGCACAGAAAGGTATGGGGCTTGGCCTGACGGTCAGTGACGCAATCATCAGAAAGCATAGCGGCGTGATACGAGTTGATTCAGAAATCGGCAAGGGCTCTGTCTTCCATATCTATCTGCCTGCGGCTGTCACTGATGCAGAGACCATACTCATGCTTAAGGATGCGGCCAAAATCGGCCCCAGGATTCTGATCATGGACGACGAGTCATCGGTTAATCAGATCACCGTCGATTATCTGGAATTTATCGGGTACCGGGTAAAGGCTGTGATAAACGGCGATGAGGCGATCAATGCCTATGCAGCGGCAGGGAAAGCGGGAGACCCTTATGCTGCCATAATCCTCGATCTTTCAATACCCGGGGGTATGGGCGGACAGGAAGCGTTTGTTCAGATCCGTGATCTTGATCCGAAGGTGAAGGCAATCGTATCAAGCGGATATGCCAATGACCCCGTTATGGGCGAATATGCGTTATACGGTTACAGCGGCGCACTGGTAAAACCGTATCGTCTGGAGGCGCTGAAGGAGATGCTTGAAAAGATACTGGGCTGA
- a CDS encoding DUF3365 domain-containing protein — translation MTIRASQEPQAAISPSIDNRRLLLLFVGLMICWTLFIAGLVFWETRKADSFAITLAQTDAISTYNKDLAYRRWAARHGGVYVPITRETPSNPHLAHIPERDITTPSGNKLTLVNPAYMTRQVHELSEEQYGVQGHITSLNTLRTENAPDEWEARALRAFEAGSKEVSSLEMIGNKRYMRLMRPMVTEVGCLKCHGHQGYRVGDIRGGISVSVPFGQYHDIALSTLYPVYWGYTGIWVVGIVGLWFAQNRLGRSLLMRKKAEVALRESEERFRMLLQHVPSVAVQGYRLDGTTHYWNYASERLYGYTAEEAIGRNLLELIIPPEMRDGVKEAIQQMAESGQPIASSELSLLRKDGSRVTVYSSHAIVQRHGRDSELFCLDVDLTKVKVAEEKIRRSLKEKEVMLKEIHHRVKNNMQVIYSLLNLQAKGAADETVRALFEESRDRVNSMALIHEKLYRSDDLAHIDFKDYLQSLLAGIASTYKRRNVDCIIEMEPIALDVNVGIPCGLIVNELVSNSLKHAFPDEKKGTVTVGVNRADNGSLVLTVSDNGIGFPEELDFRSTQSLGLQLVNVLAGQIHGTIELSNSGGANFTIQFPETSKRKGDQNG, via the coding sequence ATGACAATACGTGCGTCTCAAGAGCCTCAAGCAGCAATCAGCCCGAGTATTGATAATAGAAGGCTGTTGCTGCTTTTTGTCGGCCTGATGATCTGCTGGACTCTTTTTATCGCGGGACTGGTTTTCTGGGAGACCCGGAAAGCTGATTCCTTCGCCATAACACTGGCACAGACCGATGCCATTTCCACCTATAACAAAGACCTTGCCTATCGCAGATGGGCAGCCAGGCATGGCGGCGTCTATGTGCCGATAACGCGGGAAACCCCTTCGAATCCTCATCTGGCACATATACCGGAGCGGGACATTACAACGCCGTCCGGCAACAAACTCACCCTGGTAAACCCTGCCTATATGACCCGCCAGGTTCACGAACTCTCAGAAGAACAGTATGGGGTCCAGGGGCATATTACGAGCCTGAACACGCTTCGGACGGAGAATGCTCCGGACGAATGGGAAGCAAGGGCCTTACGGGCTTTTGAAGCGGGTTCAAAAGAAGTGTCTTCTCTTGAAATGATAGGGAACAAACGCTATATGCGTCTGATGCGGCCAATGGTCACAGAGGTTGGATGCCTTAAGTGTCACGGCCACCAGGGCTACCGGGTCGGTGATATCAGGGGTGGTATCAGCGTTTCCGTGCCGTTCGGGCAATATCACGACATAGCCCTGAGCACGTTATATCCGGTATATTGGGGATATACCGGAATATGGGTGGTCGGCATTGTCGGTCTCTGGTTTGCACAAAACAGACTCGGGCGTTCATTGCTCATGCGAAAAAAGGCTGAAGTGGCGCTGCGTGAGAGCGAGGAACGGTTTCGCATGCTGCTTCAGCATGTGCCCTCAGTTGCCGTCCAGGGGTACAGGCTCGATGGCACAACACATTACTGGAATTATGCCTCTGAACGGCTGTACGGATACACGGCAGAGGAAGCAATCGGGCGCAACCTGCTGGAGCTGATCATTCCTCCTGAAATGCGGGACGGTGTCAAAGAAGCCATACAGCAGATGGCCGAAAGCGGGCAGCCCATTGCCTCATCAGAGCTGTCTCTTTTGCGCAAGGATGGCTCGCGCGTGACAGTCTATTCGAGTCATGCCATCGTTCAACGCCACGGCCGGGATTCCGAGTTGTTCTGTCTTGATGTAGACCTGACAAAGGTCAAGGTGGCGGAAGAAAAGATCAGACGTTCACTCAAAGAAAAGGAAGTAATGCTGAAAGAAATCCATCATCGGGTGAAGAACAATATGCAGGTAATCTACAGCCTGCTGAATCTTCAGGCAAAGGGCGCAGCCGACGAGACAGTCCGCGCCCTGTTTGAGGAGAGCAGGGACCGGGTGAACTCGATGGCGCTGATTCATGAAAAACTGTACCGGTCAGATGATCTGGCCCATATCGACTTCAAAGACTATCTGCAGAGCCTCCTTGCCGGAATTGCGAGCACCTACAAGCGGCGTAACGTTGACTGTATCATAGAAATGGAACCCATTGCACTTGATGTAAACGTTGGCATCCCTTGCGGACTGATCGTAAATGAACTGGTCTCAAACAGCCTCAAGCATGCGTTTCCGGATGAGAAAAAGGGAACGGTTACCGTTGGCGTCAACAGAGCCGATAACGGCAGTCTTGTCCTGACCGTCTCTGACAACGGCATCGGATTTCCTGAAGAACTTGACTTCCGCAGCACCCAGTCGCTTGGCCTGCAGTTGGTCAATGTATTGGCAGGGCAGATACACGGGACGATCGAGCTGTCAAATTCCGGAGGCGCCAACTTTACCATACAGTTTCCTGAAACTTCAAAACGAAAAGGTGATCAGAATGGATAG
- a CDS encoding glycine--tRNA ligase subunit alpha: protein MHFQDLILTLHQFWAKKGCVLLQPYDIEVGAGTFHPATFLKVLGPEPWKTAFVEPSRRPTDGRYGENPNRLQHYYQYQVIIKPSPADCQGIYLESLEAIGVDPTKHDIRFVEDDWESPTLGAWGLGWEVWLDGMEVTQFTYFQQVGGIDLKPVTLEITYGLERIAMYLQGVDNVYQLKWNKDLLYGDIHHMTEVEGSKYNFDHSNAELLARHFEDCEQESIRLNKLGLVIPSYEFCLKCSHLFNLLDARGAISVTERTKYIARVRNLAKLSAEAYSRQREELGYPLLRTDK, encoded by the coding sequence GTGCATTTTCAGGATCTCATACTCACACTTCATCAGTTCTGGGCAAAAAAAGGCTGTGTGCTGCTTCAGCCTTATGATATCGAGGTCGGCGCAGGGACCTTCCACCCGGCAACCTTTCTAAAGGTCCTCGGCCCCGAGCCCTGGAAAACCGCGTTTGTAGAACCTTCGCGCAGACCGACCGATGGAAGATACGGCGAAAATCCCAACAGATTGCAGCACTATTACCAGTATCAGGTGATCATCAAGCCATCACCTGCAGACTGTCAGGGAATCTATCTCGAAAGCCTTGAGGCGATCGGTGTTGATCCGACAAAACATGACATCAGGTTCGTTGAGGACGACTGGGAATCTCCGACGCTCGGCGCCTGGGGGCTCGGCTGGGAAGTCTGGCTCGACGGCATGGAGGTAACGCAGTTCACCTATTTTCAGCAGGTGGGCGGCATCGACCTCAAGCCCGTAACACTCGAAATAACCTACGGCCTTGAACGCATCGCCATGTACCTTCAGGGTGTTGACAATGTATATCAACTCAAGTGGAATAAAGACCTCCTGTACGGTGACATCCACCATATGACCGAGGTTGAAGGCTCCAAATATAATTTTGACCATTCCAATGCTGAACTACTGGCGCGCCATTTCGAGGACTGCGAACAGGAGTCAATCAGACTCAACAAACTCGGCCTTGTGATTCCATCGTATGAGTTCTGCCTCAAGTGCTCGCACCTCTTCAACCTTCTTGACGCGCGTGGCGCCATCTCGGTGACCGAGCGGACAAAATACATCGCCCGCGTAAGAAACCTTGCAAAGCTCTCTGCAGAGGCCTACAGCCGACAGAGAGAAGAGCTGGGCTACCCCCTTCTGAGGACTGATAAATGA
- a CDS encoding glycine--tRNA ligase subunit beta yields MSKKELIPNGPSILLEIGSEEIPSRFLPQAIQDLTAIAARTFGEYRIGYADIAVYATPRRLTLMLDGVAASQKDQVKEVFGPAKNAAYDQEGKPTKAATGFASSLGLSVSDLTLKQKGKGEYVIAVVEEKGIDTKTVLPELLKKIILSLHFPKSMRWGNGSMTFVRPIAWVLAISGAEKIEFDIDGLKSGNQTRGHRFLSPASFQIKDISSYRHFLETNFVLLDQNKRRDSIIKSMAQLIQNSSLQVISDEGLLETVNFLVEYPVPVLCSFDKDYLKLPKELLITVMKDHQKYFALQDAGGYLANNFIVMSNTKAENAETVRIGAQRVIKARFDDAKFYYREDSAKPLADRIESLRNVTFHARLGTLLEKTDRIASIAGFLAEKLSPDLKDKAVRAARLSKTDLITGVVREFPELQGIMGKYYAHHDREERDVADALEEQYMPKSFGDRIPQTEIGAILSLADKIDNIASFFSIGLIPTGSEDPFALRRQAMGIVVIFLEKGYALSLLDVFAHALTHQQKVASPEAVMDSIANFMSQRTEFILSSAGHTQEIIRSVLQLSFTHPLQGITARIVALATVQAEEKETFAEFLLAIKRVNNIVPKNALPSAKPELFRQDEEKNLGSSHAAMKSAVAPLLAAGDFSAAIRQILLITPAINRFFDKVLVMDKDEEIKINRLSLLREIWETVAPVADFSKFQS; encoded by the coding sequence ATGAGCAAAAAAGAGCTTATCCCCAACGGGCCATCAATACTGCTTGAAATAGGGTCAGAGGAAATTCCCTCCCGGTTTCTTCCCCAGGCGATACAGGACCTCACGGCAATAGCGGCCAGGACATTCGGAGAATATCGCATCGGTTATGCGGACATAGCGGTCTATGCAACACCGCGAAGACTTACTCTGATGCTTGACGGGGTTGCCGCATCGCAAAAAGATCAGGTAAAGGAAGTCTTCGGACCGGCAAAAAATGCGGCCTATGACCAGGAGGGCAAGCCGACAAAGGCAGCGACCGGATTCGCATCGTCTCTGGGGCTCTCCGTCTCTGACCTTACGCTTAAGCAGAAGGGCAAGGGAGAGTATGTGATTGCGGTTGTCGAAGAAAAAGGCATCGATACAAAAACGGTTCTTCCTGAACTTCTGAAAAAAATCATACTGTCGCTGCACTTCCCCAAATCCATGCGCTGGGGTAACGGCTCCATGACGTTTGTCAGACCCATAGCATGGGTCCTGGCCATTTCGGGGGCGGAGAAGATTGAGTTTGATATCGACGGCCTTAAGAGCGGCAATCAGACGAGGGGCCACCGGTTCCTTTCTCCTGCTTCCTTTCAGATTAAGGATATCTCTTCTTACCGGCATTTCCTTGAGACCAATTTTGTGCTCCTTGATCAGAACAAAAGGCGCGACTCGATCATAAAATCCATGGCTCAGCTCATTCAAAACTCAAGCCTGCAGGTCATCTCGGACGAAGGGCTTCTTGAAACCGTGAACTTTCTCGTCGAATACCCTGTGCCGGTGCTCTGCAGCTTTGACAAGGACTATCTCAAGCTCCCGAAGGAACTGCTTATCACGGTCATGAAAGACCATCAGAAGTATTTTGCTCTGCAGGATGCCGGCGGCTATCTTGCCAACAACTTCATCGTCATGAGCAACACCAAGGCAGAAAATGCCGAAACGGTGAGAATTGGCGCCCAGCGTGTCATCAAGGCCCGCTTTGACGATGCTAAGTTCTATTACAGAGAGGATTCGGCCAAACCGCTTGCCGACCGAATCGAAAGCCTCAGAAATGTCACGTTTCATGCCCGGCTCGGAACGCTCCTTGAAAAAACAGACCGGATTGCTTCGATTGCAGGGTTCCTTGCCGAAAAACTCTCCCCTGACCTGAAGGACAAGGCAGTCAGGGCAGCGCGTCTCTCCAAGACTGACCTCATCACCGGTGTGGTCAGAGAGTTCCCTGAACTGCAGGGCATTATGGGTAAATATTATGCCCATCACGACAGGGAGGAACGGGATGTCGCAGATGCCCTCGAGGAGCAGTATATGCCGAAGAGTTTTGGCGACAGAATCCCCCAGACGGAGATTGGCGCAATTCTGAGCCTCGCTGACAAGATCGATAACATTGCTTCGTTTTTTTCAATCGGCCTCATCCCTACCGGCTCTGAGGACCCCTTTGCCCTTAGGCGCCAGGCAATGGGCATCGTCGTGATATTCCTTGAAAAAGGATACGCTCTGAGCCTCCTGGACGTATTTGCCCATGCGCTCACTCATCAGCAAAAAGTTGCATCCCCTGAGGCAGTCATGGATTCTATCGCAAACTTCATGAGCCAGAGGACCGAGTTCATCCTCTCCTCCGCAGGTCATACCCAGGAGATCATCCGATCAGTGCTTCAGCTTTCTTTCACCCATCCCCTGCAGGGAATTACCGCAAGGATTGTGGCGCTTGCGACAGTGCAGGCAGAAGAAAAAGAAACCTTCGCTGAATTTCTCCTTGCTATCAAGAGAGTAAATAATATCGTGCCAAAGAACGCGCTTCCTTCTGCAAAGCCTGAACTGTTCCGGCAGGATGAGGAGAAGAACCTGGGCAGCAGCCATGCAGCGATGAAATCGGCAGTCGCACCGCTTCTGGCAGCGGGCGATTTTTCTGCTGCAATCAGGCAGATACTCCTGATAACGCCTGCGATCAACCGTTTCTTTGATAAGGTTCTGGTCATGGACAAGGACGAAGAGATAAAGATAAACAGGCTTTCCCTGCTTCGGGAGATATGGGAAACCGTAGCACCTGTAGCGGATTTTTCAAAATTTCAGTCATGA